A genomic stretch from Onychostoma macrolepis isolate SWU-2019 chromosome 02, ASM1243209v1, whole genome shotgun sequence includes:
- the LOC131551904 gene encoding dual specificity protein phosphatase 14, whose translation MISQITPSLYLSGVEAVNQSALEHRGITLLVNACAEYPCPEYQGVKCIWVPVEDRPHAPLEQHFDSVAEQIQQNRSGSSLVFCSAGRSRSPSLIMAYLMRFEGLSLLQAHQRVLAARPFIRPNAGFWRQLLQYERKLTHSNSIRMVATSQGVLPEAIQLTQDSSYCLDI comes from the coding sequence ATGATCTCTCAGATCACCCCGAGTCTGTACCTGAGCGGAGTGGAGGCCGTGAATCAGTCAGCGCTGGAGCACAGAGGCATCACTTTGCTGGTGAACGCCTGCGCTGAATACCCCTGTCCGGAGTATCAGGGGGTGAAGTGCATTTGGGTGCCGGTGGAGGACCGTCCTCACGCACCTCTGGAGCAGCACTTTGACAGCGTGGCTGAGCAGATCCAGCAGAACCGCTCTGGAAGCTCGCTGGTGTTCTGCTCGGCCGGGAGAAGCAGGTCTCCGTCTCTTATCATGGCGTATCTCATGCGGTTTGAGGGACTCTCGCTGCTTCAGGCTCATCAGCGGGTTCTGGCAGCGCGGCCCTTCATCCGGCCAAACGCGGGCTTCTGGAGACAACTGCTTCAGTATGAGAGGAAACTGACCCACAGCAACAGCATCAGGATGGTGGCCACCTCACAGGGCGTCCTACCTGAGGCCATCCAGCTCACACAGGACTCGTCATACTGCCTTGATATATAA
- the LOC131551440 gene encoding LOW QUALITY PROTEIN: NACHT, LRR and PYD domains-containing protein 1 homolog (The sequence of the model RefSeq protein was modified relative to this genomic sequence to represent the inferred CDS: inserted 1 base in 1 codon), with protein sequence MDQDSEPGARFVEAHWATLIQRVKMVMPIAEELRSGGMMEWEPYCKIRAANTNQEKMRELYEVLHSGGVKVKSAFYSRLEKHEPCLFRALGNIAQTAEAHIESLNKYKKWIQREYEYVTEYNSLPGECVLLSERYTQPLIIMRHREKREREEEMCSVGGSFQQLLISRNNADKDSSMLDALFSVDNKGISPCSVILQGNSGNGKSFTAQKIMLDWASGNLHREEFDCLFHLKCKELNHISGEQSLAELLSHNTNLTSDQISQILQKSPEKVLILIDGFDELKFSYSDTSNMPKLSHVSEKAPPEASLKALLRGHILSESFLLVTTRSTATKTLDGLLKHPQRFTEIIGFSEKEVEEYFQRYYQNEELFRKAFECVKANETLITACSIPVICWIICTXMRERFSDGADVTSGLETTTSIYVDFVSTLLEHHCQGLNQSVPILLRSLGQLAERGMLEKQVLFEEKSVHETVSNPAGSPFLCKFLFKRRIRQETMFSFMHLSFQEFFTALYFISLAERDFLDKITERFHSQTQSYLALYLDEKFPLKYGCPEAHFLPVIQFLCGLSNKDVSDSLKEAHNLSVPSFVQAQLEEWILHVSSSRDFNFLPFILHCLYELHEKEFVQKAMEAWQELDMSWDPLSRTDCWALLYCLDCCPHFRNLKLNFAAEELKMLQPVLCRTPELELTVQNFSDTDVTDLLSSLGEGKRLRELRLNSSCLSDESVQQVLNALHKQKNVGGLQIAVKSISADTAHILTDFLQTKAKWEEISLRTNEAGSLCSSLQLFSFEGKLVLNVVRWCSALQNEPSLSEIILKCPHSQASSINVKSFLQAFHSVNCITEESADFDKQVDALLSQLPSVSGLSAINLSVPVLTEAWASRILFLVESCPRLAVINFDAGSKGSDGAEWLPGLLMEEGIKLLKESAKRTECIVNIRGFRCSKSSLHSSHQAGRGAQLQPESDH encoded by the exons ATGGACCAAGATTCAGAGC CAGGTGCTCGGTTTGTGGAGGCCCACTGGGCAACACTTATCCAGAGAGTAAAAATGGTGATGCCGATAGCGGAAGAGCTGCGGTCAGGTGGCATGATGGAGTGGGAGCCATACTGTAAGATCAGAGCAGCAAATACTAACCAGGAGAAAATGAGAGAGCTTTATGAAGTGCTGCACTCTGGTGGAGTCAAGGTTAAATCTGCCTTTTATTCTAGACTGGAAAAGCATGAGCCATGTCTGTTTAGAGCCTTGG GTAACATTGCACAGACTGCAGAAGCTCACATTGAAAGCTTAA ACAAATATAAGAAGTGGATCCAGAGGGAATATGAATATGTGACTGAGTATAACTCTCTGCCTGGTGAATGTGTGCTTCTGTCTGAGCGCTACACACAACCTCTGATCATCATGAGACACAGAGAAAAGCGAGAGCGAGAAGAAGAGATGTGCTCTGTGGGAGGGAGTTTCCAGCAGCTCCTCATCTCCAGGAATAATGCGGACAAAGACAGCTCCATGCTGGATGCGCTTTTCAGTGTTGATAATAAGGGAATCAGTCCTTGTTCTGTCATTCTCCAAGGAAACTCCGGGAATGGCAAATCCTTCACCGCTCAAAAGATCATGCTGGATTGGGCGTCTGGAAACCTTCACAGAGAGGAATTTGATTGTCTGTTTCACTTGAAATGCAAAGAACTGAACCACATATCTGGAGAGCAAAGCTTAGCAGAGCTTTTGAGTCACAACACAAATTTAACATCAGACCAGATCTCACAGATCCTGCAGAAGTCACCGGAGAAAGTTCTTATTCTCATTGATGGATTCGATGAGCTCAAGTTTTCTTACAGTGACACCTCGAATATGCCAAAACTCagccatgtttctgaaaaaGCTCCACCTGAGGCTTCTCTGAAGGCCTTGTTGAGGGGCCACATCTTGTCCGAGTCCTTCCTGCTGGTCACCACCAGATCTACAGCTACAAAAACCCTGGACGGTCTGCTCAAGCACCCTCAGCGTTTTACCGAGATTATCGGCTTCTCCGAGAAAGAGGTGGAGGAGTACTTCCAGAGGTACTATCAGAATGAAGAACTCTTCAGAAAAGCTTTTGAGTGCGTGAAGGCGAATGAAACCCTCATCACCGCCTGCTCCATCCCTGTCATCTGCTGGATCATCTGCA TTATGCGAGAGAGGTTCAGTGATGGTGCAGATGTAACAAGTGGACTAGAAACCACCACCTCCATCTATGTTGACTTTGTGTCCACTCTTCTGGAGCATCACTGCCAGGGTTTAAATCAGTCCGTCCCAATCCTGCTGAGGAGTCTGGGTCAGCTGGCAGAGAGAGGGATGCTGGAAAAACAAGTGCTGTTTGAAGAGAAAAGCGTGCATGAAACTGTTTCAAACCCTGCTGGCAGTCCGTTCCTGTGCAAGTTCCTCTTTAAGAGAAGGATCCGTCAGGAGACGATGTTCAGTTTCATGCATCTCAGCTTTCAGGAGTTCTTCACCGCTCTGTACTTCATCTCACTGGCTGAAAGAGACTTTCTAGATAAAATAACAGAGCGGTTCCACTCTCAAACGCAAAGCTATCTTGCTCTATATTTGGATGAGAAGTTTCCATTGAAGTATGGATGCCCTGAAGCTCATTTCCTGCCTGTGATTCAGTTTCTCTGCGGTCTCTCCAATAAAGATGTGAGTGATTCACTCAAAGAGGCACACAATCTGTCTGTCCCTTCCTTTGTACAGGCACAGTTGGAAGAATGGATTCTCCATGTTAGCTCAAGTAGAGATTTCAATTTCTTGCCCTTTATTCTCCACTGTCTCTATGAGCTCCACGAGAAGGAGTTTGTGCAGAAAGCTATGGAAGCTTGGCAGGAGTTAGACATGTCCTGGGATCCACTGAGCAGGACGGACTGCTGGGCGTTGTTGTACTGTCTGGACTGCTGTCCTCACTTCAGAAATCTGAAGCTCAACTTTGCGGCTGAGGAGCTGAAGATGCTTCAACCTGTGCTGTGCAGGACCCCAGAACTTGA gtTGACAGTGCAAAACTTTTCAGACACAGATGTCACTGATCTGCTCTCATCTCTTGGAGAAGGAAAGCGGCTTCGAGAACTGAG ATTGAACAGCAGCTGTCTGTCAGATGAAAGTGTGCAGCAGGTTCTTAATGCTCTTCACAAACAGAAGAACGTAGGTGGACTTCAGATTGCGGTGAAGAGCATCTCAGCTGACACTGCCCACATCCTCACAGACTTCCTTCAGACCAAAGCGAAATGGGAGGAGATCAG TTTAAGGACTAATGAAGCAGGAAGTCTCTGCTCGTCTCTACAGCTCTTCAGCTTTGAAGGAAAGCTTGT GTTGAATGTGGTGAGATGGTGTTCAGCCCTACAGAATGAACCGTCActgtcagaaatcattctcaaATGTCCACATTCACAGGCGTCCAGTATTAATGTCAAGAGCTTCTTACAGGCCTTCCACAGTGTAAACTGTATAACAGAAGA AAGTGCAGATTTTGACAAGCAGGTCGATGCTCTGCTGTCTCAGCTGCCATCTGTGTCTGGTTTGAGTGCGATAAATCTTTCTGTTCCCGTCCTGACGGAGGCTTGGGCTTCCAGAATCCTCTTCCTTGTCGAGTCTTGTCCTAGACTGGCTGTGATCAA TTTTGATGCTGGTTCAAAGGGCTCTGATGGTGCTGAGTGGCTCCCTGGTCTTTTAATGGAGGAGGGAATCAAGTTACTGAAGGAATCCGCAAAACGTACCGAGTGCATTGTGAACATTAGGGG GTTCAGATGCAGTAAGTCCTCGCTGCACTCGTCACACCAAGCAGGTCGAGGAGCTCAGCTGCAACCAGAGAGTGACCATTGA